Proteins from a single region of Sediminitomix flava:
- a CDS encoding AMP-binding protein, translated as MSTQFSPEWNILDYFYYWEKERGEQTFLRQPFGKNWKIYTWEDVGDQARRVANYLRSLDLPPQSHIGLLSKNCSHWVIADLAIMMAGHVSVPFYPNISAADFRKVFEHSDCKALFVGKLEDWGEKKEIVKDVGTIIRFPHYEGNVKIDIGKKWKDILYEFTPITDSPVPPLDQLWTILYTSGTTGSPKGVMHNYRGVISLMYVERMHGMLKVFKVKNPRYFSYLPLNHVAERVIIESTAIFSGGSISFGESIDTFQKNLEDTQPTLFMSVPRIWSKFYDGIMAKLPFLDTLLAIPLLSGFIKKTIRKKLGLNEAAIILTGAAPTSQRLFNWYNKLGIELQEVYAMTENIGGCAVMRKNERKNGTVGQALPEVEIKIEEGEVVTRASWLMQGYYKDPEKTAEVLKNGWLHTQDIGELDGEGFLKITGRKNDNFKSEKGKFIIPAPIEERILSSPFVEYACLVGWGLKQPIALLQLNDFGKGQEQDILQYHFEDLLLEINEPLARYTQIHAFVITSVMWDVDNYMLTPTMKVRRKEVYDKYKTKCEKWLETSKPVIWEKEHLSQSEKLITQEEQQ; from the coding sequence ATGTCAACACAATTTAGTCCAGAATGGAACATACTAGATTACTTTTATTATTGGGAAAAGGAGAGAGGGGAACAAACATTTTTGAGACAGCCTTTTGGTAAAAATTGGAAAATTTACACTTGGGAAGATGTAGGTGATCAAGCTAGGAGAGTAGCAAACTATCTACGGTCTCTTGATCTTCCTCCACAGTCTCATATCGGATTACTTTCTAAAAACTGTAGCCATTGGGTTATTGCCGATTTAGCAATCATGATGGCAGGGCATGTTTCGGTGCCTTTTTACCCAAATATTTCTGCTGCAGACTTTCGGAAAGTATTTGAACATAGCGATTGTAAGGCACTTTTTGTAGGGAAGCTAGAGGATTGGGGAGAGAAGAAAGAGATTGTAAAAGATGTAGGAACAATTATTCGTTTCCCTCATTATGAAGGAAATGTGAAAATTGATATTGGGAAAAAATGGAAAGATATTCTTTATGAATTTACCCCAATTACCGATAGTCCTGTGCCTCCACTTGACCAACTTTGGACAATACTTTATACTTCTGGAACAACTGGAAGCCCCAAAGGTGTAATGCATAATTATCGTGGAGTTATTTCTCTGATGTATGTAGAAAGAATGCATGGGATGCTCAAAGTTTTTAAGGTAAAGAATCCTAGATACTTTTCTTATCTGCCGCTAAATCATGTCGCAGAAAGAGTGATAATTGAAAGCACAGCTATCTTTTCCGGAGGATCAATTTCATTTGGAGAATCTATAGATACTTTTCAGAAAAATTTAGAGGATACACAACCGACTTTATTCATGTCAGTTCCTAGAATTTGGTCAAAGTTCTACGATGGTATAATGGCTAAACTTCCATTCTTGGATACACTTTTAGCTATACCTCTTTTATCGGGATTTATTAAAAAAACAATTCGGAAAAAACTAGGACTAAATGAGGCTGCAATCATACTCACAGGTGCTGCACCAACCTCTCAACGTTTATTCAATTGGTATAATAAACTCGGGATTGAACTGCAAGAAGTGTATGCGATGACTGAAAATATTGGAGGTTGTGCAGTGATGCGTAAAAATGAACGGAAAAATGGAACGGTAGGTCAAGCTTTACCCGAGGTCGAAATTAAAATTGAAGAAGGGGAGGTAGTAACTAGAGCAAGTTGGTTGATGCAAGGCTACTATAAAGACCCTGAAAAAACAGCTGAGGTATTGAAAAATGGTTGGTTGCATACTCAAGATATTGGGGAATTGGATGGAGAGGGTTTTCTCAAAATTACAGGGAGAAAGAATGATAATTTTAAATCTGAAAAAGGGAAATTTATTATTCCAGCACCGATTGAAGAACGTATCCTTAGCTCTCCATTTGTAGAATATGCATGTCTAGTGGGCTGGGGATTAAAGCAACCTATCGCTTTGTTGCAACTAAATGATTTTGGTAAAGGTCAAGAACAAGATATACTTCAATATCATTTTGAAGATTTACTCTTAGAAATCAATGAACCTTTGGCTAGATACACTCAAATTCATGCTTTTGTGATAACTTCTGTGATGTGGGATGTGGATAATTATATGCTTACACCAACAATGAAAGTGAGAAGGAAAGAGGTCTATGATAAGTATAAAACAAAATGTGAGAAATGGTTGGAGACATCTAAACCCGTAATATGGGAAAAGGAACATTTATCACAAAGCGAAAAACTGATAACCCAAGAAGAACAACAATAA
- a CDS encoding acyl-CoA dehydrogenase family protein, with the protein MNTQKQTQVKGGSFILESHSSATTFTPEEFSEEQVMLRQSVTDFIQKEIEPNYAELDSAKAHQYADGLMKKVADLGFLSLGVEEQYGGYEADFTTQVALTEMTAQAYSFGLTIGVQTSIGIAPILFYGNEEQKQKYLPGLVSAEIKSCYCLTEPQSGSDANAARTKAVWDESKQQYMLNGQKMWITNSGYADIFIVFAKIEDDDLLSAFIVEKAFGGITLGEEEKKMGIKGSSTRQVFFNDVPIPAENLLGERQRGFKMALEVLNTGRIKMGASVMGIAKRAIKHGIDYAAERKQFGQSLNQFGAIQHKIGQMGALIYAMESMTYRASNDIDQKFDELIADGLEEAKAKYLSVADFAVECSLIKVYNTEAFDFIVDESLQIHGGMGFSSESKIETLYRDSRVNRIYEGTNEINRMLSVDMIFRKAMKGELDLMTAVQQAMAQKPHEISANKLIIPELYKVVENLKVLMLQLAGQVAEKFATTLSDEQEVTMALSDMMMQIYALESAIMRAEKNKDDKMTISFRIPACQILAFDAVRKCRIAAEEICLTLSKEPNTYDVYGFLNLPVFPLKDLRRELAQVMISNEGYFFSK; encoded by the coding sequence ATGAATACCCAGAAACAAACCCAAGTCAAAGGAGGCTCTTTTATCCTTGAAAGTCACTCTTCTGCCACTACATTCACACCCGAAGAATTTAGTGAAGAGCAAGTTATGCTTCGCCAAAGCGTGACGGATTTCATCCAAAAAGAGATTGAACCTAATTACGCAGAGCTAGATTCTGCAAAGGCACATCAGTATGCCGATGGTTTGATGAAGAAAGTCGCAGACCTTGGTTTTCTAAGCTTAGGCGTAGAAGAGCAGTACGGAGGTTATGAAGCCGATTTTACAACACAGGTTGCATTAACTGAAATGACGGCGCAAGCTTATTCTTTTGGTTTAACAATTGGAGTGCAAACAAGTATTGGTATTGCTCCGATTTTGTTTTATGGCAATGAAGAACAAAAGCAAAAGTATCTACCCGGTTTAGTAAGTGCCGAAATAAAGTCTTGCTATTGCCTCACAGAACCACAATCAGGTTCAGATGCAAATGCAGCTCGAACCAAAGCAGTTTGGGATGAGTCGAAGCAACAATATATGCTGAATGGGCAGAAAATGTGGATTACCAACTCTGGCTATGCTGATATTTTTATAGTCTTTGCTAAGATTGAAGATGATGATCTTCTTTCTGCTTTTATAGTAGAAAAAGCATTTGGAGGGATAACGCTAGGTGAAGAAGAAAAGAAGATGGGAATCAAAGGATCATCTACAAGGCAAGTATTTTTTAATGATGTTCCAATTCCTGCAGAGAATCTTTTAGGAGAAAGGCAAAGAGGGTTTAAAATGGCTCTTGAAGTGCTGAATACAGGACGAATCAAGATGGGGGCATCTGTGATGGGAATTGCTAAGAGGGCAATAAAGCATGGAATTGATTATGCCGCAGAAAGAAAGCAGTTTGGACAATCATTGAATCAGTTCGGTGCTATTCAGCATAAGATTGGGCAGATGGGAGCTTTGATCTATGCAATGGAAAGTATGACTTACAGAGCAAGTAATGATATTGACCAAAAATTTGATGAGTTGATAGCGGATGGCCTAGAAGAGGCTAAAGCAAAATATTTATCCGTTGCCGACTTTGCCGTTGAATGCTCTCTGATTAAAGTTTATAATACCGAAGCATTTGATTTTATCGTAGATGAAAGTCTTCAGATTCATGGAGGAATGGGCTTTTCTTCTGAATCAAAGATTGAGACACTTTACCGAGACAGTAGAGTAAACCGAATCTATGAAGGTACAAATGAGATTAATCGAATGTTGAGCGTAGATATGATTTTCCGAAAAGCAATGAAAGGAGAATTAGATTTGATGACTGCAGTTCAACAAGCAATGGCTCAGAAACCACATGAAATTTCAGCAAATAAACTGATCATTCCTGAGTTATATAAAGTTGTAGAAAACTTAAAAGTTTTGATGCTACAGTTGGCAGGGCAAGTAGCTGAAAAATTTGCGACTACATTGAGTGATGAACAAGAAGTGACGATGGCGTTGTCAGATATGATGATGCAAATTTATGCTTTAGAATCTGCAATTATGAGAGCTGAGAAAAATAAAGATGATAAGATGACGATCTCTTTCCGAATTCCAGCCTGTCAAATACTAGCTTTTGATGCCGTAAGAAAGTGTAGAATTGCTGCCGAAGAAATTTGTTTAACCCTATCCAAAGAACCGAATACTTATGACGTATATGGCTTTCTGAATTTGCCAGTGTTTCCGCTCAAGGATTTACGTCGAGAATTAGCTCAAGTTATGATTTCAAATGAGGGCTATTTCTTTTCTAAATAA
- a CDS encoding SDR family oxidoreductase yields the protein MFQKDIFKGQKVVVTGGGSGIGYTTAKHFLQYGAEVLIASRKEEKLIKAQTELQEFGVCEYQVCDIREVESVELLAEKVKSLWGSLDILINNAGGQFPSRAEDIKIKGWNAVINNNLNGTWYVSQILAKAFFIPQKSGNIINIIANVFRGFPGMAHTGAARAGVDNLTKSLAVEWSPYQIRVNAVAPGIIKSTGLEQYPDEILKGLSDQIPLKTLGSTEDVANLTTFLASPMAKFITGETVYLDGGQRLWGDVFKV from the coding sequence ATGTTTCAAAAAGATATATTCAAAGGGCAAAAAGTAGTTGTGACAGGGGGAGGAAGTGGGATTGGTTACACTACAGCAAAACACTTTCTTCAGTACGGCGCAGAGGTTCTGATTGCTTCTCGTAAGGAAGAAAAACTGATCAAGGCACAAACTGAATTACAAGAATTTGGTGTTTGTGAATATCAAGTTTGTGATATCAGAGAAGTTGAATCTGTTGAGTTGCTTGCCGAAAAAGTAAAGTCCTTGTGGGGAAGTCTTGATATCTTAATCAATAATGCTGGAGGTCAGTTTCCGTCTCGTGCAGAAGATATAAAAATCAAAGGATGGAATGCTGTGATAAACAATAATTTGAATGGGACATGGTATGTCTCTCAAATTTTAGCCAAAGCATTTTTTATTCCTCAAAAATCTGGCAATATTATAAACATAATCGCGAACGTTTTTAGAGGATTCCCGGGAATGGCACATACGGGAGCGGCAAGAGCAGGTGTAGATAACTTGACGAAGAGCCTTGCTGTGGAATGGAGTCCTTATCAGATCAGAGTGAATGCTGTTGCACCGGGTATCATTAAGTCTACGGGCTTAGAACAATACCCCGATGAGATTCTGAAAGGCTTGTCTGATCAGATTCCTCTCAAAACCTTGGGTTCAACAGAAGATGTCGCGAATCTGACTACTTTTTTAGCGAGTCCGATGGCAAAGTTTATTACTGGAGAGACTGTGTATTTGGATGGAGGGCAAAGATTGTGGGGTGATGTGTTTAAGGTGTGA
- a CDS encoding BKACE family enzyme, whose product MPQKLIISAALTGVLANRTQCEGIPYTAEEIAEEGRRAIEAGASILHIHARQDNGMPAYDVESYRKIDEAVKAKCGNVIINYSTGAIGIPQEERIHHISALQPDMAALNMGSMNYAIYSKKQKQFYHDFVFANPFKDIKYFLEKMNEADCRPEMECFDTGHLNNAMPLIDMGILKPPYQFSMIMGVLGGIPATTENLLHQVKQIPSEAHWQVVGIGRKQWKMVAAAITMGGNFRVGLEDNLYLPNGDMSKSNGECVEKAVEMMRMLDSEPASIEEARAILALPKKENAELS is encoded by the coding sequence ATGCCCCAAAAACTAATTATTTCAGCTGCTTTGACAGGTGTTTTGGCGAATAGAACACAATGTGAAGGAATTCCATATACTGCAGAAGAAATCGCAGAAGAAGGAAGGAGGGCGATAGAGGCGGGAGCAAGTATTTTACACATTCATGCACGTCAAGATAACGGAATGCCTGCCTATGATGTAGAATCATACCGTAAAATTGACGAAGCCGTAAAAGCCAAGTGTGGGAACGTGATCATCAACTATTCTACAGGTGCAATTGGCATTCCTCAAGAAGAACGCATCCATCATATCTCTGCACTACAGCCCGATATGGCTGCTCTCAATATGGGATCAATGAATTATGCCATCTATTCTAAAAAGCAAAAGCAATTTTACCATGATTTTGTCTTTGCAAACCCTTTCAAAGACATCAAATACTTTTTAGAAAAGATGAATGAAGCCGATTGTAGGCCAGAGATGGAGTGTTTTGACACTGGGCATCTCAACAATGCCATGCCGCTCATAGATATGGGCATCCTGAAACCACCTTATCAGTTTAGTATGATCATGGGCGTCTTAGGAGGTATCCCCGCTACCACTGAGAACCTCTTACATCAAGTAAAGCAAATCCCTTCTGAAGCACATTGGCAAGTAGTCGGCATTGGGCGCAAGCAATGGAAGATGGTTGCTGCTGCAATCACCATGGGAGGAAACTTCCGTGTCGGTTTGGAAGACAATCTTTACTTGCCAAATGGCGATATGTCAAAATCAAATGGTGAATGTGTGGAAAAGGCTGTTGAGATGATGAGGATGTTAGACAGTGAGCCGGCAAGTATTGAAGAAGCGAGGGCAATTCTTGCTTTACCAAAGAAAGAGAATGCTGAATTGAGCTAA
- a CDS encoding enoyl-CoA hydratase/isomerase family protein, whose amino-acid sequence MYFTKDQTENIFTYHFAFIELAVKEHALVVTLNRPNKKNALHPVMLNEMAFAFAYAHHHGDIRVVLLQANGDIFCSGADLKAFMGVIEEHDSTVPTAEEEILIGEIFFKCHKPCVVKVQGPVFAGGFLLLAGATQVVAKEGIRLGLPEVKRGLFPFQVMASLMDVMPARKVLDWCLRGYDLPVDEAKELGLVTEIAQESELDEAVNKIVKELSANAPLALHYGIEAYRKLSQGSQSEKHKYLRDMLGKVIQTQDAREGIQAFKEKRNPVWEGK is encoded by the coding sequence ATGTATTTTACGAAAGATCAAACCGAAAACATCTTTACTTACCACTTCGCTTTTATTGAGCTAGCGGTAAAAGAGCATGCTTTGGTTGTAACGCTAAACCGACCAAACAAAAAGAACGCATTGCACCCTGTCATGCTCAATGAGATGGCCTTCGCCTTCGCTTATGCACATCATCATGGCGATATTCGAGTGGTACTCTTACAAGCGAACGGTGATATTTTCTGTTCGGGAGCCGATTTGAAGGCATTTATGGGTGTCATTGAAGAACATGACTCTACGGTACCCACTGCTGAAGAAGAAATCTTGATTGGAGAAATCTTCTTTAAGTGTCACAAACCTTGCGTTGTCAAGGTACAAGGTCCCGTCTTCGCTGGTGGCTTCTTACTTTTGGCTGGAGCAACTCAAGTTGTCGCAAAAGAAGGCATCCGATTGGGGCTTCCCGAAGTAAAAAGGGGATTGTTCCCTTTCCAAGTCATGGCGAGCCTTATGGATGTCATGCCTGCACGAAAAGTCTTGGACTGGTGTCTGAGAGGATATGATTTACCTGTCGACGAAGCCAAAGAGTTAGGCTTAGTCACTGAAATTGCCCAAGAATCTGAATTAGATGAAGCCGTAAATAAGATTGTAAAAGAGCTTTCTGCCAATGCGCCCCTTGCACTACACTATGGGATTGAAGCTTATAGAAAGCTGAGCCAAGGAAGTCAGTCTGAGAAACACAAATATTTGAGAGATATGCTGGGAAAAGTCATCCAAACCCAAGATGCAAGAGAAGGCATTCAAGCATTTAAAGAAAAACGAAATCCCGTGTGGGAAGGAAAGTAG
- a CDS encoding ATP-binding protein has product MSMRIIESILIANRGEIARRIIRACQKMGIRSVAIFSDADANALFVQEADEAIALGGNAPADTYLNFEKVLNAAKATEATAIHPGYGFLAENAAFATACRESGIIFIGPKADSIEQMGSKSLAKSLMEAHDVPVIPGYKGDDQSLERFTTEAESIGYPVLLKAVAGGGGKGMRIVEQPSQMQSAYEMAKSEAKNAFGDDAMMLEKYFERARHIEFQIFGDEHGNAIHLHERECSLQRRHQKILEESPSPVLSASVKEQMASSAINAAKALNYVNAGTVEFILTEDGQYYFLEVNTRLQVEHPVTEMITGLDLVEWQIRVAQGEVLPITNQDDIPQKGYAVELRLYAEDSMKGFLPATGTVLKWSEVNMEGVRYESAVQTGDDVSVFYDPMIAKLVVWAENRDAAFRKMHFVLGKTDCLGLTTNQDFLQYLFEQENIQKGVYHTRLFDETDILLKYQQEQSAAQIEPLIALSLFRWNQRNQKKHVLGNLPSAWRNNFYQPQFDKYQVGENEVQVNYKVVKTGFEISVNDQNYKASVLSTDEQSIRIQLNDAVKTYTIAGSGTYYVKESNKAKVTETTLLERLPLPEKEEIKGGYTAPMPGEIIKVLVEKGNKVSKGQALLILTSMKMENTITANADGSIVDIFIRTNDQVEAGTLLLKIEED; this is encoded by the coding sequence ATGTCAATGCGTATCATTGAATCTATACTGATTGCCAACAGAGGTGAGATTGCCCGAAGAATCATTCGTGCCTGTCAGAAGATGGGGATTCGTTCCGTTGCTATTTTTTCTGATGCAGATGCCAATGCACTCTTTGTACAAGAGGCAGATGAGGCGATTGCATTAGGCGGAAATGCTCCCGCAGATACTTACCTCAACTTTGAGAAAGTATTGAATGCGGCAAAGGCTACTGAAGCCACAGCGATACATCCCGGATATGGGTTTTTAGCTGAAAATGCTGCTTTTGCAACAGCTTGTAGAGAGAGCGGAATTATTTTCATCGGACCGAAAGCAGATAGCATCGAGCAAATGGGATCAAAATCCTTGGCAAAAAGTCTGATGGAAGCACATGATGTACCTGTCATTCCGGGATATAAAGGTGACGACCAATCTTTAGAACGATTCACCACAGAGGCAGAAAGCATTGGCTATCCCGTATTACTGAAAGCCGTTGCTGGAGGTGGTGGAAAGGGAATGCGAATTGTAGAACAGCCGTCTCAAATGCAAAGTGCCTATGAAATGGCAAAAAGCGAGGCTAAAAATGCTTTCGGTGACGATGCCATGATGCTCGAAAAGTATTTTGAAAGAGCTAGACACATCGAATTCCAAATATTTGGTGATGAACATGGCAATGCAATTCATCTTCATGAAAGAGAATGCTCACTACAACGCCGTCATCAGAAGATTTTAGAAGAATCACCTTCGCCTGTACTCTCAGCATCGGTGAAAGAACAGATGGCAAGCTCTGCAATAAACGCAGCTAAAGCATTAAACTATGTAAATGCGGGGACTGTCGAGTTTATCCTTACCGAAGACGGTCAGTACTACTTTTTGGAAGTAAATACACGTCTACAAGTCGAGCATCCAGTCACTGAAATGATAACAGGACTCGATCTTGTTGAGTGGCAAATAAGAGTAGCCCAAGGAGAAGTCTTACCAATCACAAATCAAGATGACATTCCTCAAAAAGGCTATGCCGTAGAGCTTCGGTTATATGCCGAAGACAGTATGAAAGGCTTCTTGCCCGCTACTGGTACTGTACTGAAATGGTCGGAAGTAAATATGGAAGGGGTACGTTATGAATCTGCCGTTCAGACAGGCGATGACGTCAGCGTATTTTATGACCCAATGATAGCGAAGCTTGTTGTTTGGGCAGAAAACCGTGATGCTGCTTTTCGTAAGATGCACTTTGTCTTAGGGAAAACAGATTGCTTGGGCTTAACTACCAATCAAGACTTTTTGCAATACCTATTTGAGCAAGAAAACATTCAAAAAGGGGTATATCACACTCGTCTTTTCGATGAAACTGACATTCTTTTAAAATATCAACAAGAACAAAGCGCTGCGCAAATTGAACCATTGATCGCACTATCGTTATTCAGGTGGAATCAACGAAATCAGAAGAAGCATGTCCTTGGCAACTTGCCTTCTGCATGGCGCAATAACTTCTATCAACCCCAATTTGACAAGTATCAAGTGGGAGAAAACGAAGTACAAGTTAATTATAAGGTCGTAAAAACTGGTTTTGAGATTTCGGTCAATGATCAGAACTATAAAGCTTCTGTACTTTCCACAGATGAGCAAAGCATCAGAATACAGCTTAATGATGCTGTCAAGACGTACACAATAGCTGGAAGCGGTACTTATTACGTAAAAGAAAGTAATAAGGCAAAAGTAACCGAAACGACACTTTTGGAACGATTGCCTTTGCCAGAGAAAGAAGAAATCAAGGGCGGGTATACCGCGCCAATGCCCGGAGAGATCATCAAGGTCTTGGTAGAGAAGGGAAACAAGGTATCAAAAGGACAAGCCTTGTTAATCCTAACTTCCATGAAGATGGAGAATACCATCACTGCAAATGCAGATGGAAGCATCGTGGATATATTTATCAGAACCAACGATCAAGTAGAGGCAGGTACGCTTTTATTAAAAATTGAGGAGGATTAA
- a CDS encoding acyl-CoA carboxylase subunit beta encodes MRLFQTQVNKHSEAYQKNYEEMSVLLNDLNLKMEKSRFQGKEKHILKARSKGKLLARERVELLLDQDSPFLELMPLVGLGGKGLGVGGTTVGGVGLVCGKLCMVISNIGTLKGGAVDYATLNKSLRLGEIAEKHHLPVVNLVESAGAHLPEQERIFNYGGASFRDITRRSKKGIPNISVVFGNSTAGGAYVPGMSDYAIFVKDKAKVFLAGPPLVKMATNEVVDDESLGGASMHSKVSGVSDYLAEDEYDAIRLAREVVAQLKDATPQQVPDTEVQEPVYDIDELLGIVSADIKVPYDAREVIARIVDGSEFSEFKPDYGNTLVTCFAKIHGYKVGIIANNGVLFSESANKGAQFIQLCNQNNTPLIFLQNITGFMVGKDYEEGGIIKNGAKLINAVSNSEVPSITLMVGASFGAGNYAMNGRAYEPDFLFAYPNSKIAVMGGEQLAGVMELIQREAAQKAGLPYDEEQAKNLRAYMMAEVDKKSTAFYSTGQLWDDGILDPRESRNYLGFCLAIVNNKVYEGTSSYGVFRM; translated from the coding sequence ATGCGTCTATTCCAAACCCAAGTAAACAAGCACTCAGAGGCTTATCAAAAGAATTATGAGGAAATGTCAGTCCTCTTGAACGACTTGAACCTTAAAATGGAGAAAAGTCGATTCCAAGGAAAGGAAAAACACATCCTCAAGGCGAGAAGTAAAGGCAAATTACTCGCTCGTGAACGTGTAGAACTTCTTCTAGACCAAGATTCTCCCTTTCTCGAACTGATGCCACTTGTTGGTTTAGGAGGAAAAGGCTTAGGTGTTGGCGGTACGACCGTTGGAGGAGTTGGACTCGTGTGTGGGAAACTCTGCATGGTCATTTCAAACATTGGAACTTTGAAAGGTGGAGCAGTAGATTACGCTACACTCAATAAAAGTTTACGTTTGGGGGAGATCGCAGAGAAACATCACCTTCCTGTTGTCAACTTGGTGGAGTCCGCGGGTGCTCATCTTCCTGAGCAAGAAAGAATTTTCAATTACGGAGGCGCAAGTTTCCGTGACATAACCCGTCGTTCCAAGAAAGGCATCCCAAATATCTCGGTAGTCTTCGGAAATAGCACTGCAGGTGGGGCATATGTTCCTGGAATGTCCGACTATGCAATCTTCGTTAAGGATAAAGCAAAGGTATTTTTGGCAGGACCTCCACTTGTCAAGATGGCGACCAATGAAGTCGTAGATGATGAATCTTTAGGAGGGGCAAGCATGCACTCTAAAGTCTCTGGAGTTTCCGATTATTTGGCAGAAGACGAGTACGATGCCATCCGGTTAGCCCGAGAGGTTGTAGCGCAACTGAAAGATGCCACTCCACAACAAGTACCAGACACCGAGGTACAAGAACCGGTCTATGATATCGATGAACTGCTCGGTATTGTCTCTGCAGATATTAAAGTACCTTATGATGCAAGAGAAGTCATTGCGAGAATTGTAGATGGTTCCGAGTTTTCAGAATTTAAACCTGATTATGGAAACACATTAGTGACATGTTTTGCCAAAATCCACGGATATAAAGTCGGGATTATCGCAAACAACGGTGTGCTATTCTCTGAATCGGCAAATAAAGGAGCACAATTCATTCAGCTCTGTAATCAGAACAATACACCTCTTATCTTTCTCCAAAATATCACTGGATTTATGGTTGGAAAAGACTACGAAGAGGGAGGAATCATAAAAAATGGTGCAAAACTGATTAATGCGGTTTCCAATAGTGAAGTACCATCTATTACGCTGATGGTCGGAGCCTCATTTGGGGCAGGGAATTACGCAATGAATGGCAGAGCTTACGAACCGGACTTCCTTTTTGCTTATCCGAACTCAAAGATTGCGGTAATGGGAGGGGAACAATTGGCTGGGGTCATGGAACTGATCCAAAGAGAAGCTGCACAAAAGGCTGGACTTCCTTACGATGAAGAGCAAGCAAAGAACTTGAGAGCATATATGATGGCAGAAGTCGATAAGAAGTCGACAGCTTTCTACAGTACAGGGCAACTTTGGGATGATGGCATCCTCGACCCGAGAGAATCCCGAAACTATTTGGGCTTTTGCCTTGCCATCGTCAACAATAAAGTCTACGAAGGCACTTCTTCTTATGGAGTCTTCAGAATGTAA
- a CDS encoding TetR/AcrR family transcriptional regulator: protein MLFVQMENERKTALSEVQAIPSFEVINRQSLMIIGLTEKYKFVILDTMSLFRQFPELGKLQSKYAHEHIAYIKAMFDYSVGSGNMIAEQEEGQYERLAKLVWMTLFHWPVQEFITPSEQAWELEVRKAMWDMFKPYLTDKGRENFERALLK, encoded by the coding sequence ATGCTCTTCGTACAGATGGAAAATGAACGCAAAACTGCTTTATCGGAAGTACAAGCCATTCCATCTTTTGAAGTCATCAACCGTCAGTCTCTTATGATCATCGGTCTGACCGAGAAATATAAGTTCGTCATCCTAGATACCATGTCTTTGTTTCGTCAATTTCCCGAATTAGGGAAGCTACAAAGCAAGTACGCCCATGAACACATCGCATATATCAAAGCAATGTTCGATTATTCGGTGGGATCAGGGAATATGATCGCGGAACAAGAAGAAGGACAGTATGAAAGACTAGCCAAACTCGTGTGGATGACACTCTTCCACTGGCCAGTACAAGAATTCATCACCCCTTCAGAACAGGCATGGGAGCTTGAAGTCCGAAAAGCAATGTGGGATATGTTCAAACCTTATCTTACAGACAAAGGAAGAGAGAATTTTGAGCGAGCATTGTTGAAATAG